One Natrinema salaciae genomic window carries:
- the rpl4p gene encoding 50S ribosomal protein L4 has protein sequence MDATVRNLDGSDAGTVELPAVFETQYRPDLIGRAVRAAQANRKQDYGSDEFAGLRTPAESFGSGRGMAHVPRQEGRARRVPQAVKGRKAHPPKAEKDQSESINTKAKKLAVRSAIAATTDAELVAERGHEFDEDVEIPVVVDDEFEDLQKTAEVVDFLEAAGLADDIERADEGRSVRSGQGKARGRKYKTPTSILFVTSSETGPSRAARNLAGADVTTAAEVNAEDLAPGAQPGRLTVWTESALEEVADR, from the coding sequence ATGGACGCAACAGTACGAAACCTGGACGGCTCGGACGCGGGCACGGTCGAGCTCCCGGCGGTCTTCGAGACCCAGTACCGCCCGGACTTGATCGGCCGCGCCGTGCGCGCCGCACAGGCAAACCGAAAACAGGACTACGGCTCCGACGAGTTCGCCGGCCTCCGAACGCCGGCCGAATCGTTCGGCAGCGGCCGCGGGATGGCCCACGTTCCACGACAGGAGGGTCGCGCACGACGCGTTCCCCAGGCCGTCAAAGGACGCAAGGCCCACCCGCCGAAAGCCGAGAAGGACCAGTCCGAATCGATCAACACGAAAGCAAAGAAACTGGCCGTCCGCAGCGCCATCGCTGCGACGACCGACGCCGAACTCGTCGCCGAGCGCGGCCACGAGTTCGACGAAGACGTCGAGATCCCCGTCGTCGTCGACGACGAGTTCGAGGACCTCCAGAAGACCGCCGAGGTCGTCGACTTCCTCGAGGCAGCCGGCCTCGCGGACGACATCGAACGCGCCGACGAGGGTCGCAGCGTCCGCTCCGGGCAGGGGAAAGCCCGCGGCCGCAAGTACAAGACGCCGACGTCGATCCTCTTCGTCACCTCGAGCGAGACCGGCCCGTCGCGAGCGGCCCGGAACCTCGCGGGTGCCGACGTGACCACCGCAGCGGAGGTCAACGCGGAGGATCTCGCGCCCGGCGCACAGCCCGGACGGCTGACCGTCTGGACCGAGAGCGCACTCGAGGAGGTGGCCGACCGATGA